A window of Tursiops truncatus isolate mTurTru1 chromosome 8, mTurTru1.mat.Y, whole genome shotgun sequence contains these coding sequences:
- the CENATAC gene encoding centrosomal AT-AC splicing factor isoform X2, producing the protein MAPAERCPVCRQTFFCGRGHVYSRKHQRQLKVALERLLPQVEAARKAVRAAQVERYVPEHERCCWCLCCGCEVRKHLSHGNLTVLHGGLLEHLASPEHKKATNRFWWENKAEFQMKEKFLISPQDYARFKKSMVKSLDSYEEKEDEVIKEMAAQIREVEHSRQEVVRSVLEPQTVPDPEEGSSAPGSWKGTNSQVASTSQQPSYVDLPPAPELDWMETGQPLTFIGHHQDTPGIGNIHSGATPPWMVQDEDCSSGNQQIGPSYEEFLKEKEKQKLKKLPPDRVGANFDHNSSTGAGWLPSFGRVWNNGRRWQSRYGPSVRTPTHSPLGDLTLRPANPSFPFRHQFKTEAAARNKQQSHKKKS; encoded by the exons ATGGCGCCGGCGGAGCGCTGCCCTGTTTGCCGCCAGACCTTCTTCTGCGGCCGCGGACACGTCTACAGTCGCAAGCACCAGCGGCAGCTGAAGGTGGCTTTGGAGCGGCTTCTGCCTCAG GTGGAGGCCGCCCGCAAGGCCGTCCGCGCCGCTCAGGTGGAGCGTTACGTGCCCGAGCACGAGCGGTGCTGCTGGTGCCTGTGCTGCGGCTGTGAGGTGAGGAAACACCTGAGCCACGGAAACCTGACCGTGCTGCATGGGGGGCTGCTGGAGCATCTGGCCAG TCCAGAGCACAAGAAAGCAACCAACAGATTCTGGTGGGAGAACAAGGCTGAGTTCCAGATGAAAGAGAAGTTTTTGATCTCCCCCCAGGATTATGCACG attcaaGAAGTCCATGGTGAAAAGTCTGGATTCCTATGAGGAAAAAGAGGATGAAGTGATTAAAGAG ATGGCAGCTCAGATCCGTGAGGTGGAGCACAGCCGGCAGGAGGTTGTTCGGTCTGTCTTAGAG CCTCAGACAGTGCCAGACCCAGAAGAGGGCTCTTCGGCACCTGGAAGCTGGAAAGGGACAAACAG CCAAGTAGCCTCcacctcacagcagccctcaTATGTGGACCTGCCACCAGCCCCGGAGCTTGACTGGATGGAGACAGGACAACCGCTGACATTCATTGGCCATCATCAG GATACACCAGGAATTGGTAACATCCACTCAG GTGCCACACCTCCCTGGATGGTCCAAGATGAGGACTGTAGCTCTGGGAACCAACAAATAGGACCCTCCTATGAAGAGTTTCTCAAAGAAA aggaaaaacagaaattgaaGAAACTCCCACCAGACAGAGTTGGGGCCAACTTTGATCATAACTCCAGTACCGGTGCAGGCTGGCTGCCCTCTTTTGGCCGGGTCTGGAATAATGGACGCCGCTGGCAATCCAGGTATGGGCCCAGTGTCCGGACCCCAACCCACTCCCCCTTGGGAGATCTCACCCTTCGTCCTGCTAAcccttcatttcctttcaggCATCAATTCAAAACTGAAGCCGCAGCAAGAAACAAACAGcagtcacataaaaagaaaagttaa
- the CENATAC gene encoding centrosomal AT-AC splicing factor isoform X4, whose translation MAPAERCPVCRQTFFCGRGHVYSRKHQRQLKVALERLLPQVEAARKAVRAAQVERYVPEHERCCWCLCCGCEVRKHLSHGNLTVLHGGLLEHLASPEHKKATNRFWWENKAEFQMKEKFLISPQDYARFKKSMVKSLDSYEEKEDEVIKEMAAQIREVEHSRQEVVRSVLEPQTVPDPEEGSSAPGSWKGTNSQVASTSQQPSYVDLPPAPELDWMETGQPLTFIGHHQDTPGIGNIHSGATPPWMVQDEDCSSGNQQIGPSYEEFLKEKEKQKLKKLPPDRVGANFDHNSSTGAGWLPSFGRVWNNGRRWQSRHQFKTEAAARNKQQSHKKKS comes from the exons ATGGCGCCGGCGGAGCGCTGCCCTGTTTGCCGCCAGACCTTCTTCTGCGGCCGCGGACACGTCTACAGTCGCAAGCACCAGCGGCAGCTGAAGGTGGCTTTGGAGCGGCTTCTGCCTCAG GTGGAGGCCGCCCGCAAGGCCGTCCGCGCCGCTCAGGTGGAGCGTTACGTGCCCGAGCACGAGCGGTGCTGCTGGTGCCTGTGCTGCGGCTGTGAGGTGAGGAAACACCTGAGCCACGGAAACCTGACCGTGCTGCATGGGGGGCTGCTGGAGCATCTGGCCAG TCCAGAGCACAAGAAAGCAACCAACAGATTCTGGTGGGAGAACAAGGCTGAGTTCCAGATGAAAGAGAAGTTTTTGATCTCCCCCCAGGATTATGCACG attcaaGAAGTCCATGGTGAAAAGTCTGGATTCCTATGAGGAAAAAGAGGATGAAGTGATTAAAGAG ATGGCAGCTCAGATCCGTGAGGTGGAGCACAGCCGGCAGGAGGTTGTTCGGTCTGTCTTAGAG CCTCAGACAGTGCCAGACCCAGAAGAGGGCTCTTCGGCACCTGGAAGCTGGAAAGGGACAAACAG CCAAGTAGCCTCcacctcacagcagccctcaTATGTGGACCTGCCACCAGCCCCGGAGCTTGACTGGATGGAGACAGGACAACCGCTGACATTCATTGGCCATCATCAG GATACACCAGGAATTGGTAACATCCACTCAG GTGCCACACCTCCCTGGATGGTCCAAGATGAGGACTGTAGCTCTGGGAACCAACAAATAGGACCCTCCTATGAAGAGTTTCTCAAAGAAA aggaaaaacagaaattgaaGAAACTCCCACCAGACAGAGTTGGGGCCAACTTTGATCATAACTCCAGTACCGGTGCAGGCTGGCTGCCCTCTTTTGGCCGGGTCTGGAATAATGGACGCCGCTGGCAATCCAG gCATCAATTCAAAACTGAAGCCGCAGCAAGAAACAAACAGcagtcacataaaaagaaaagttaa
- the CENATAC gene encoding centrosomal AT-AC splicing factor isoform X3 translates to MAPAERCPVCRQTFFCGRGHVYSRKHQRQLKVALERLLPQVEAARKAVRAAQVERYVPEHERCCWCLCCGCEVRKHLSHGNLTVLHGGLLEHLASPEHKKATNRFWWENKAEFQMKEKFLISPQDYARFKKSMVKSLDSYEEKEDEVIKEMAAQIREVEHSRQEVVRSVLEPQTVPDPEEGSSAPGSWKGTNSQVASTSQQPSYVDLPPAPELDWMETGQPLTFIGHHQDTPGIGNIHSGATPPWMVQDEDCSSGNQQIGPSYEEFLKESKLTNSEMVMGSLSLPTHVKLLIVEEKQKLKKLPPDRVGANFDHNSSTGAGWLPSFGRVWNNGRRWQSRHQFKTEAAARNKQQSHKKKS, encoded by the exons ATGGCGCCGGCGGAGCGCTGCCCTGTTTGCCGCCAGACCTTCTTCTGCGGCCGCGGACACGTCTACAGTCGCAAGCACCAGCGGCAGCTGAAGGTGGCTTTGGAGCGGCTTCTGCCTCAG GTGGAGGCCGCCCGCAAGGCCGTCCGCGCCGCTCAGGTGGAGCGTTACGTGCCCGAGCACGAGCGGTGCTGCTGGTGCCTGTGCTGCGGCTGTGAGGTGAGGAAACACCTGAGCCACGGAAACCTGACCGTGCTGCATGGGGGGCTGCTGGAGCATCTGGCCAG TCCAGAGCACAAGAAAGCAACCAACAGATTCTGGTGGGAGAACAAGGCTGAGTTCCAGATGAAAGAGAAGTTTTTGATCTCCCCCCAGGATTATGCACG attcaaGAAGTCCATGGTGAAAAGTCTGGATTCCTATGAGGAAAAAGAGGATGAAGTGATTAAAGAG ATGGCAGCTCAGATCCGTGAGGTGGAGCACAGCCGGCAGGAGGTTGTTCGGTCTGTCTTAGAG CCTCAGACAGTGCCAGACCCAGAAGAGGGCTCTTCGGCACCTGGAAGCTGGAAAGGGACAAACAG CCAAGTAGCCTCcacctcacagcagccctcaTATGTGGACCTGCCACCAGCCCCGGAGCTTGACTGGATGGAGACAGGACAACCGCTGACATTCATTGGCCATCATCAG GATACACCAGGAATTGGTAACATCCACTCAG GTGCCACACCTCCCTGGATGGTCCAAGATGAGGACTGTAGCTCTGGGAACCAACAAATAGGACCCTCCTATGAAGAGTTTCTCAAAGAAAGTAAGTTAACTAATTCAGAAATGGTGATGGGTTCTTTAAGTCTTCCTACTCACGTAAAACTGCTTATTgtagaggaaaaacagaaattgaaGAAACTCCCACCAGACAGAGTTGGGGCCAACTTTGATCATAACTCCAGTACCGGTGCAGGCTGGCTGCCCTCTTTTGGCCGGGTCTGGAATAATGGACGCCGCTGGCAATCCAG gCATCAATTCAAAACTGAAGCCGCAGCAAGAAACAAACAGcagtcacataaaaagaaaagttaa
- the CENATAC gene encoding centrosomal AT-AC splicing factor isoform X1 — MAPAERCPVCRQTFFCGRGHVYSRKHQRQLKVALERLLPQVEAARKAVRAAQVERYVPEHERCCWCLCCGCEVRKHLSHGNLTVLHGGLLEHLASPEHKKATNRFWWENKAEFQMKEKFLISPQDYARFKKSMVKSLDSYEEKEDEVIKEMAAQIREVEHSRQEVVRSVLEPQTVPDPEEGSSAPGSWKGTNSQVASTSQQPSYVDLPPAPELDWMETGQPLTFIGHHQDTPGIGNIHSGATPPWMVQDEDCSSGNQQIGPSYEEFLKESKLTNSEMVMGSLSLPTHVKLLIVEEKQKLKKLPPDRVGANFDHNSSTGAGWLPSFGRVWNNGRRWQSRYGPSVRTPTHSPLGDLTLRPANPSFPFRHQFKTEAAARNKQQSHKKKS; from the exons ATGGCGCCGGCGGAGCGCTGCCCTGTTTGCCGCCAGACCTTCTTCTGCGGCCGCGGACACGTCTACAGTCGCAAGCACCAGCGGCAGCTGAAGGTGGCTTTGGAGCGGCTTCTGCCTCAG GTGGAGGCCGCCCGCAAGGCCGTCCGCGCCGCTCAGGTGGAGCGTTACGTGCCCGAGCACGAGCGGTGCTGCTGGTGCCTGTGCTGCGGCTGTGAGGTGAGGAAACACCTGAGCCACGGAAACCTGACCGTGCTGCATGGGGGGCTGCTGGAGCATCTGGCCAG TCCAGAGCACAAGAAAGCAACCAACAGATTCTGGTGGGAGAACAAGGCTGAGTTCCAGATGAAAGAGAAGTTTTTGATCTCCCCCCAGGATTATGCACG attcaaGAAGTCCATGGTGAAAAGTCTGGATTCCTATGAGGAAAAAGAGGATGAAGTGATTAAAGAG ATGGCAGCTCAGATCCGTGAGGTGGAGCACAGCCGGCAGGAGGTTGTTCGGTCTGTCTTAGAG CCTCAGACAGTGCCAGACCCAGAAGAGGGCTCTTCGGCACCTGGAAGCTGGAAAGGGACAAACAG CCAAGTAGCCTCcacctcacagcagccctcaTATGTGGACCTGCCACCAGCCCCGGAGCTTGACTGGATGGAGACAGGACAACCGCTGACATTCATTGGCCATCATCAG GATACACCAGGAATTGGTAACATCCACTCAG GTGCCACACCTCCCTGGATGGTCCAAGATGAGGACTGTAGCTCTGGGAACCAACAAATAGGACCCTCCTATGAAGAGTTTCTCAAAGAAAGTAAGTTAACTAATTCAGAAATGGTGATGGGTTCTTTAAGTCTTCCTACTCACGTAAAACTGCTTATTgtagaggaaaaacagaaattgaaGAAACTCCCACCAGACAGAGTTGGGGCCAACTTTGATCATAACTCCAGTACCGGTGCAGGCTGGCTGCCCTCTTTTGGCCGGGTCTGGAATAATGGACGCCGCTGGCAATCCAGGTATGGGCCCAGTGTCCGGACCCCAACCCACTCCCCCTTGGGAGATCTCACCCTTCGTCCTGCTAAcccttcatttcctttcaggCATCAATTCAAAACTGAAGCCGCAGCAAGAAACAAACAGcagtcacataaaaagaaaagttaa
- the CENATAC gene encoding centrosomal AT-AC splicing factor isoform X5, whose translation MSHTILLVQPTKRPEGRTYAMNLNECMEGVCIMYEEHLKRVNPSSPSVTFKKSMVKSLDSYEEKEDEVIKEMAAQIREVEHSRQEVVRSVLEPQTVPDPEEGSSAPGSWKGTNSQVASTSQQPSYVDLPPAPELDWMETGQPLTFIGHHQDTPGIGNIHSGATPPWMVQDEDCSSGNQQIGPSYEEFLKESKLTNSEMVMGSLSLPTHVKLLIVEEKQKLKKLPPDRVGANFDHNSSTGAGWLPSFGRVWNNGRRWQSRYGPSVRTPTHSPLGDLTLRPANPSFPFRHQFKTEAAARNKQQSHKKKS comes from the exons ATGTCTCACACCATTTTGCTGGTACAGCCTACCAAGAGGCCAGAAGGCAGAACTTATGCTATGAATCTGAATGAATGCATGGAAGGTGTTTGTATAATGTACGAAGAACATCTGAAGAGAGTGAATCCCAGCAGCCCCTCTGTCAC attcaaGAAGTCCATGGTGAAAAGTCTGGATTCCTATGAGGAAAAAGAGGATGAAGTGATTAAAGAG ATGGCAGCTCAGATCCGTGAGGTGGAGCACAGCCGGCAGGAGGTTGTTCGGTCTGTCTTAGAG CCTCAGACAGTGCCAGACCCAGAAGAGGGCTCTTCGGCACCTGGAAGCTGGAAAGGGACAAACAG CCAAGTAGCCTCcacctcacagcagccctcaTATGTGGACCTGCCACCAGCCCCGGAGCTTGACTGGATGGAGACAGGACAACCGCTGACATTCATTGGCCATCATCAG GATACACCAGGAATTGGTAACATCCACTCAG GTGCCACACCTCCCTGGATGGTCCAAGATGAGGACTGTAGCTCTGGGAACCAACAAATAGGACCCTCCTATGAAGAGTTTCTCAAAGAAAGTAAGTTAACTAATTCAGAAATGGTGATGGGTTCTTTAAGTCTTCCTACTCACGTAAAACTGCTTATTgtagaggaaaaacagaaattgaaGAAACTCCCACCAGACAGAGTTGGGGCCAACTTTGATCATAACTCCAGTACCGGTGCAGGCTGGCTGCCCTCTTTTGGCCGGGTCTGGAATAATGGACGCCGCTGGCAATCCAGGTATGGGCCCAGTGTCCGGACCCCAACCCACTCCCCCTTGGGAGATCTCACCCTTCGTCCTGCTAAcccttcatttcctttcaggCATCAATTCAAAACTGAAGCCGCAGCAAGAAACAAACAGcagtcacataaaaagaaaagttaa